CTTGCCAACCCCGCGGTCGTCCAGCCTGAGCACCGCAAAGCCTGCTCTACTCAGGTGATCGGCTATTACCGCAAATGGCTTGTGCCCGGCGATGGTCTCATCCCGGTCCTGAGGGCCGGACCCGGTAATCAGGATGGCCGCAGCCTTGATGTGGCCCGCGGGACGCGTCAGGGTCCCGGCCAAGCGGATACCTGCGGCAGGATGACTCAACTGCACTTCTTCCACCACGTAGGGAAAAGGTGCCACCGGTGTCTGTGGCCTTACGGGCCCCGACGATTCCACAGCGCGGGAAAATTCCAGCTCGAAGGGTTGCCCCTGAGTAAAAGCACCGCGAATTTTGCCACTCTGCGGATCGAAGGTGCCGCGGTAACTCGCGTTCAGACTGGCAATCTCGAAGGCCAGGTTTTTACCATCTACCTGTACGCGGGACATGGGAATGGCAAATGCCCCCTGGGCGGGAGAATCCAGCGAGCCCTGCCAAAGGCTTTCTTTGTCCTGCAGATGAATCACCAGTGGCAACTTGACTGCGGGGTTGACCACCAGAGTGCCGCTCCAGTCGCCAGCGATTTCGGCGGCATGGGCAACAAGGGAACACAGGCTGAGAAGCATCCCCCCAAAAAGTAACTTTAAATTCGCAATCCAGTTTTGCTTCTTCATCCTCAATCCTTAGGTCAGGTTCGCTTTTCTTTACACTGACATAACCACACCCAGCGCAGGTTATTCGAGCTCTTCAGAGTCCTTGCCCGTTTCTTCAACTTCCGTTATCACTTTCTGCACCAGCTTTACGCGCCCGGACAGCACCAGCGCATCCCGCAGCACATATTCAATCTGTGCGTTCAGGCTGCGCAGGTCGTCGTCGGCCCAGCGCTGCATGGCGGCCAGTACCTGTTCGTTGATCCGCAGTGGGAATGCTTTCTTTTTTGCCATAACAAACTTTGCGCGATCAGTAGAGACTGCCGCTGTTGATCACCGGCTGCACCTGCTGTTCGCCACAGATGACGACCATCAGGTTATTCACCATATTGGCTTTGCGCTCTTCGTCCAGCTCGAGATCGTGGGATTCCGCCAGGGTGGAAATCGCATCGGTGACCATTTCCACCGCGCCGCGCACAATCAGTTTGCGCGCCGCCAGTACCGCACCTGCCTGCTGTTTGCGCAGCATCGCCTGGGCAATTTCCGGGGCATAGGCGAGATGACTGATACGCGCCTCGATCACCTGGATGCCGGCGCGGCCCAGACGCTCCTGCACCTGATCGCGGATTTTTTCCGCCACCTCGATGGGATCACCGCGCAGGGACAGGATTTCCTCACCGTGATTATCGTAAGGATATTCATTTGCCACATTGCGCAGCGCTGCCTCCGTCTGGATGGTGACAAAGCTTTCGTAGTCGTC
This is a stretch of genomic DNA from Microbulbifer bruguierae. It encodes these proteins:
- a CDS encoding SPFH domain-containing protein, which codes for MIKEKRAFTVNGYAMLAVLLALQLLSAVMLVRNLVATDFAMAGGWGLVTVIVVFCWHGLFMVAPNQGKILQLFGKYVGTEHTTGLRWANPLIFKRTPISLRIRNFESGKLKVNDANGNPIEIATVVVWKVVDSAEAYFEVDDYESFVTIQTEAALRNVANEYPYDNHGEEILSLRGDPIEVAEKIRDQVQERLGRAGIQVIEARISHLAYAPEIAQAMLRKQQAGAVLAARKLIVRGAVEMVTDAISTLAESHDLELDEERKANMVNNLMVVICGEQQVQPVINSGSLY